Proteins from a single region of Kluyveromyces lactis strain NRRL Y-1140 chromosome C complete sequence:
- the APM4 gene encoding Apm4p (similar to uniprot|Q99186 Saccharomyces cerevisiae YOL062C APM4 Clathrin associated protein medium subunit): MLSAIFIYNAKGDLLISKLIKDHVKRSLADVFRTQVINDPHVRSPILTLGSTTFQHVIRESSDNLPMWLVAVSRSNVDSSMIWEYLHKLYQLMEAFGINDEDVLKDEFMLLYEILELTLENGIPQTTDLAQIIPRVSRKPIENNTISKSPDLDDFLSGSNILKAPKLSKRSSSSIALSSLSECPWRPSGLKYKKNEVYLDINEKITILVGKDGSIVKSFVDGSVDCVSHLSGMPLCQLGLNDTYSIHGNEKSELSIVEMMSEYDIKNKKAIPNAAAGSVILEDCKFHQCVQLNKYEANHVIQFVPPDGPFQLMQYRVIDNINIPFNVIPEVEIVKNSTLNYKVTLRSLFPSNVSAKDVTVKIPVPPTTIKCDFNVSGGKCKYDAGEKCMVWKYNKYKGSTENTLSGKVAIPATSHDLSDLLRWSRPPISMGFEIVMFSNSGLVVRHLKCQEPQLNYQPVKWIKYISHSGAYEIRY, from the coding sequence ATGCTTAGTGCtatatttatatacaatGCAAAGGGTGATTTGTTGATCAGTAAATTGATCAAAGACCATGTTAAAAGATCACTGGCAGATGTGTTTAGAACCCAAGTCATCAATGATCCACATGTGAGGTCTCCTATATTGACATTGGGCTCAACGACATTTCAACATGTTATCAGAGAAAGTAGCGACAACTTGCCTATGTGGCTTGTAGCAGTATCCAGATCGAATGTGGATAGTTCAATGATCTGGGAATACCTACACAAGTTGTACCAATTAATGGAAGCATTCGGAATTAACGATGAAGACGTGTTAAAGGATGAATTTATGTTATTGTATGAGATTTTAGAACTGACGTTGGAGAACGGCATCCCACAAACAACGGACTTAGCTCAAATAATACCAAGAGTATCACGAAAACCAATAGAGAATAACACAATTAGCAAATCTCCCGATTTGGATGATTTCTTATCCGGATCTAACATTCTAAAGGCTCCAAAGCTTTCAAAGCGGTCCTCAAGTTCAATTGCCTTGTCTTCATTATCTGAATGCCCTTGGAGGCCAAGTGGGTTGAAATACAAGAAGAATGAGGTATATTTGGATATCAACGAAAAGATCACAATATTGGTAGGTAAAGATGGGTCAATTGTGAAATCATTTGTTGATGGATCCGTGGATTGTGTATCACATCTATCAGGTATGCCTCTATGCCAACTAGGGTTGAATGACACATATTCGATTCATGGAAACGAAAAGTCAGAATTGTccattgttgaaatgaTGTCCGAGTACGATATTAAGAATAAGAAAGCTATACCGAATGCGGCTGCAGGCTCTGTAATATTAGAAGATTGTAAATTCCATCAATGTGTCCAACTTAATAAGTACGAGGCCAACCACGTTATTCAATTCGTTCCTCCTGACGGGCCATTCCAATTGATGCAATACCGTGTCATTGATAACATTAATATCCCATTCAACGTCATACCGGAGGTAGAAATCGTGAAGAACTCTACACTCAATTACAAGGTAACGTTAAGATCACTTTTCCCATCCAATGTCTCTGCCAAAGATGTAACAGTTAAAATACCTGTGCCCCCAACCACGATTAAATGCGATTTTAACGTCTCTGGAGGAAAATGTAAGTACGATGCCGGAGAAAAATGCATGGTATGGAAATACAACAAATACAAAGGATCTACAGAAAATACTCTGAGCGGTAAGGTGGCAATCCCTGCTACTTCCCACGATCTATCTGATTTGTTAAGATGGTCAAGACCGCCAATATCAATGGGCTTCGAAATTGTAATGTTTAGTAATTCCGGACTTGTGGTGAGACACTTGAAATGTCAAGAACCACAATTGAATTATCAACCGGTGAAATGGATTAAATATATCTCACATTCAGGAGCATACGAGATAAGATATTAG
- the RTK1 gene encoding putative serine/threonine protein kinase RTK1 (some similarities with uniprot|Q12100 Saccharomyces cerevisiae YDL025C Protein of unknown function potentially phosphorylated by Cdc28p), producing the protein MPDNQLSAESSHEIQSVKSASSAGTFFSKSSIKNKSRLALGRFFRNANGNGSNGNDSGSEGSHNTDTRVSPQISGDLPPGLQTLKHTNHLHNPNNYQANGSSQTRTPHPKDNKQRSFSNSNSVSSSPVTQNSHSNSVSGLSNTQSHPLLHNHTSHEHNKPSLKVQHSTVTLDTSPQPNQHPAEYLQRQIEQFKLQPPPKLSSADNSHPKPHHKKSLRLKRFFKLHEQSGEQKHVEQKQPTATAVVTDRKTTKLTLYDAEDAHELIQKYGIPGKLLGEGVSGSVSVVKGSDNTLFAVKKFRPRAARETLLDYSKKVTSEFCVGSFLHHQNVIETLDMLQEGEHFLVVMEYCQYDFFTLVMSDLMGKHEIACYFKQICNGVAYLHSQGLAHRDLKLDNCVVNAQGILKLIDFGSATIFHYKYEDKIVKAKGIVGSDPYLAPELLVSQYYDPRPVDVWSIAVMFYCMTLRRFPWKKPSEEVVSFKLFAQNPDDENDHTKGPYKILKLLPRHSRPLIGRMLELSPHKRILMPEVLADPWFQNIHCCEVDNDGKLINPPTNHKHHLITEDELKELTEKREKEANERRAAELNHNTTQE; encoded by the coding sequence ATGCCTGACAATCAGTTGAGTGCGGAGTCCAGTCACGAGATTCAATCCGTAAAATCTGCAAGTTCTGCAGGTACGTTCTTTTCCAAGAGCTCCATCAAGAATAAATCAAGGCTAGCACTTGGACGATTCTTCCGCAATGCTAACGGTAACGGAAGCAACGGAAATGATAGTGGCAGTGAAGGCAGCCACAATACTGATACCCGGGTTTCTCCACAAATTTCCGGCGATCTTCCACCAGGACTTCAGACTTTAAAGCATACAAATCACTTGCATAATCCGAACAATTATCAGGCTAATGGCAGTTCGCAGACGCGAACACCTCATCCGAAGGATAACAAGCAAAGAAgcttttcaaattccaattcaGTATCAAGCTCACCGGTTACACAGAATTCACATTCCAACTCTGTATCAGGCCTTTCAAATACACAATCACATCCATTATTGCACAATCATACGTCACATGAACATAACAAACCATCATTAAAGGTACAGCATTCAACTGTAACATTGGATACCTCACCTCAGCCGAACCAGCATCCTGCAGAGTATCTTCAGAGACAAATCGAACAATTTAAGCTGCAACCACCCCCTAAATTATCATCGGCCGATAATTCCCATCCAAAACCCCATCACAAGAAATCACTCCGTTTGAAACGGTTCTTTAAGCTCCACGAACAATCCGGAGAGCAAAAACATGTAGAACAAAAACAACCGACAGCAACCGCAGTCGTTACAGACCGTAAAACTACAAAATTGACTTTATACGACGCAGAAGACGCCCATGAATTGATACAGAAGTATGGTATTCCGGGGAAACTTCTCGGCGAAGGTGTTTCTGGATCTGTAAGTGTTGTAAAAGGTTCGGATAACACTTTGTTTGCAGTGAAAAAATTCAGACCAAGAGCTGCTAGAGAGACCTTGTTGGATTATTCTAAAAAAGTTACGTCTGAATTTTGTGTAGGATCGTTTTTGCATCATCAGAACGTTATCGAAACCTTGGATATGCTACAAGAGGGAGAGCATTTTTTGGTAGTAATGGAATATTGTCAGTATGATTTCTTCACATTGGTTATGAGTGATCTAATGGGAAAGCATGAAATCGCATGCtatttcaaacaaatctGTAATGGAGTTGCATATCTACATTCTCAAGGATTGGCTCATAGAGATTTGAAGTTAGACAACTGTGTTGTTAATGCTCAAGGTATCTTGAAGTTGATTGACTTTGGTAGCGCTACCATTTTCCATTACAAATACGAGGATAAAATAGTGAAAGCGAAAGGCATTGTTGGTAGCGACCCATACTTAGCTCCAGAGCTTTTGGTAAGTCAATACTATGATCCGAGACCCGTAGATGTTTGGTCCATTGCAGTAATGTTCTATTGCATGACATTAAGAAGATTTCCATGGAAAAAACCAAGCGAAGAGGTCGTGtcattcaaattgtttGCTCAAAATCCAGATGATGAGAACGATCACACTAAGGGTCCATACAAGATTTTGAAGTTACTTCCACGTCATTCAAGACCATTGATTGGTAGAATGCTAGAACTAAGTCCTCACAAGAGAATCTTAATGCCGGAAGTTTTAGCGGACCCGTGGTTCCAAAATATACATTGTTGCGAAGTTGACAACGATGGAAAATTGATCAATCCACCAACTAACCACAAGCATCATTTAATTACGGAAGACGAATTAAAAGAGCTTACTgagaagagagaaaaggAGGCTAACGAACGGAGAGCAGCAGAATTAAATCACAATACGACACAAGAGTGA
- the PRS5 gene encoding ribose phosphate diphosphokinase subunit PRS5 (similar to uniprot|Q12265 Saccharomyces cerevisiae YOL061W PRS5 5-phospho-ribosyl-1(alpha)-pyrophosphate synthetase involved in nucleotide histidine and tryptophan biosynthesis one of a five related enzymes which are active as heteromultimeric complexes) yields MNNIVVFAGSSHLDLVNKICENLGIERSQVKLGKFSNGETSISIEESVREKDVYVIQSGCGHVNDNFMELLILINACKTADASRVTAVMPYFSYSRQPDIPYTAKGAPLISKPKEKYTFESHPGTPIPQSMLTVEKPMSPNSSRLDAASSASSSGPQSLQSPTPLRPVELRPTSSTSSRIPMIPNGKAEHPSEQEQDSNADALFNASNSSYKLWVAQAGTLIANLLTTSGADHVITMDLHDSQFQGFFDIPVDNLYCKPITQAYIQHHIPNYQDCVVVSPDAGGAKRAAKIADVLELSFAMIHKERRSQLLKGPPGATLTSGGGVPVSTKPLIESLDIRTSLSNNGNNKYVNTTMLVGDVRNKECIIVDDLVDTSYTITRAAKLLKDQGATKIYALITHGIFSGDALNRIGQSVIDKIIVTNSIPQDETIKVLGADRVEVLDVSNIFAEAIRRIHNGESISILFEHGW; encoded by the coding sequence ATGAATAACATCGTCGTTTTTGCTGGTAGTTCCCATCTCGATTTAGTGAATAAGATTTGTGAGAATCTAGGTATTGAAAGGTCGCAAGTGAAGCTAGGTaagttttcaaatggtGAGACCTCCATTAGTATCGAAGAATCTGTTAGAGAGAAAGATGTTTATGTGATTCAAAGTGGATGTGGCCATGTTAATGATAACTTTATGGAGCTATTGATTCTCATCAATGCCTGTAAAACAGCTGATGCATCCAGAGTCACTGCTGTGATGCCATACTTCTCGTATTCAAGACAGCCTGATATCCCATACACAGCTAAGGGTGCTCCATTAATATCAAAGCCTAAGGAAAAATATACTTTTGAGTCACATCCAGGAACCCCTATCCCTCAATCCATGCTAACAGTAGAGAAGCCCATGTCCCCAAATTCAAGTAGGCTAGATGCCGCAAGctcagcttcttcatcaggTCCTCAGTCTCTACAAAGTCCCACTCCTTTGCGTCCAGTAGAGTTGAGACCCACCTCATCTACTTCTTCGCGTATCCCCATGATTCCAAACGGGAAGGCTGAACATCCATCTGAGCAGGAGCAAGATTCAAATGCAGACGCCCTCTTTAACGCAAGCAATTCTAGTTATAAGCTATGGGTAGCCCAAGCAGGTACTTTGATCGCTAATTTGCTAACTACGTCCGGAGCAGATCATGTCATCACTATGGATTTACATGATTCTCAATTCCAAGGATTCTTTGACATTCCTGTTGATAACCTATACTGTAAACCTATCACTCAGGCTTATATTCAACATCATATTCCTAACTATCAGGATTGTGTCGTTGTTTCTCCAGATGCTGGGGGTGCTAAGCGTGCTGCAAAAATCGCCGATGTCTTAGAACTTTCTTTTGCTATGATTCACAAGGAAAGAAGGTCACAGCTTTTGAAAGGTCCACCTGGCGCCACCTTAACATCAGGTGGTGGCGTTCCAGTATCGACCAAACCTTTAATTGAGTCACTGGATATTAGGACAAGTCTCTCCAATAATGGAAACAATAAATACGTGAACACTACTATGTTGGTCGGTGATGtcagaaacaaagaatGTATTATTGTTGACGATTTGGTTGACACCTCATACACCATTACTAGAGCAGCAAAACTCTTGAAGGACCAAGGAGCCACTAAAATATATGCTTTGATTACACATGGTATTTTCTCAGGAGATGCTCTAAACCGAATTGGACAGAGTGTTATTGATAAGATAATTGTCACAAACTCTATTCCACAGGACGAAACAATTAAGGTACTAGGTGCTGATAGAGTTGAGGTTCTAGATGTCTCTAATATTTTCGCCGAAGCCATCAGAAGAATTCATAACGGAGAATCGATAagtattctttttgaacatGGATGGTAG
- the MAM3 gene encoding Mam3p (similar to uniprot|Q12296 Saccharomyces cerevisiae YOL060C) codes for MALGRYSALLFMVPRIFALPIFKRSVLSVLQKEAPPAEDEATFTTFLVISMILVLLGGIFAGLTLGLMGQDEVYLKVMQTSGTASEKYHANRVLSLLNRGKHWVLVTLLLSNVITNETLPIVLDRCLGGGWQAVVMSTVLIVIFGEIIPQSVCVRFGLQVGSLFSPFVLFLMYAMYPIAYPIALLLDWLLGEDHGTIYKKSGLKTLVHLHRTMGMERLTLDEVTIISAVLDLKEKKVSEIMTPIDAVFTLSADKILDEKTVEDIFNSGFSRIPIYLPGQPTNYIGMLLVRVLISYDPDDCLPVSHFPLATLPETAPQTSCLNILNYFQEGKSHMCVVSRDPGSSSGAIGLVTLEDVIEELIGEEIVDESDVFVDIHQRIMRDQPGPLSKRHITSYLHSLYTRKPSETQPLVNENAESSEASGKNETTNYLSVGATNFQPANPAANPLDIKKPFVTIKRQSYGGMSRTPPRLSSEPISPATSVIETTSPIRREPDAISPVGSAPTTDEKRKYVSHHNHRHRSNSSRRSNSAMVQQQQPRPTSNKSNDKLITTIPAQNDKDHQTVISSSYKSTRNGIVESIITVKGVSKTIIEPASDWDDSKKVTINETENIAEEHNESSSIDSNTTNTHAHPRSPSSRRGSRFSLWSSKSSQNDQDSNAKQLSKSQESFNLESRSKD; via the coding sequence ATGGCATTGGGTCGTTATTCTGCTCTGTTGTTTATGGTACCGCGAATATTCGCGCTACCTATTTTTAAAAGATCCGTTTTATCAGTGCTCCAAAAGGAGGCACCTCCAgctgaagatgaagcaACATTTACCACCTTTCTTGTTATCTCCATGATATTGGTTCTTCTGGGTGGTATCTTTGCTGGTTTAACTCTTGGTCTTATGGGTCAAGATGAGGTTTATTTGAAAGTCATGCAAACAAGTGGTACTGCATCGGAAAAATATCATGCCAATAGGGTTCTCAGCTTGTTGAACAGGGGTAAACATTGGGTGTTAGTGACATTACTCTTGTCCAACGTCATCACCAATGAAACTTTACCTATTGTCTTGGATAGATGTCTTGGCGGCGGATGGCAAGCCGTTGTGATGAGTACTGTTCTGATTGTCATTTTTGGTGAAATTATCCCACAATCTGTCTGTGTACGTTTTGGTTTGCAAGTAGGGTCCTTGTTTTCGCCATTTGTTTTGTTCCTCATGTATGCAATGTACCCTATCGCTTACCCTATCGCTTTGTTATTAGATTGGTTACTTGGTGAAGACCACGGTACCATCTATAAGAAATCTGGTTTGAAGACCTTGGTGCATTTACACAGAACCATGGGGATGGAAAGGTTGACCCTAGATGAAGTTACCATCATATCAGCTGTGttagatttgaaagagaaaaaagtTTCTGAAATTATGACCCCAATTGATGCTGTTTTCACTTTATCCGCAGATAAGATCTTGGATGAAAAAACAGTAGAAGATATTTTCAACTCTGGGTTCTCTAGAATTCCTATTTATCTACCAGGTCAACCTACCAATTACATTGGGATGCTTTTAGTCCGTGTGTTGATTTCATACGATCCCGACGATTGCCTACCTGTATCCCATTTCCCTCTGGCTACATTGCCTGAAACAGCTCCACAAACGTCTTGTCTAAATATTCTAAATTACTTCCAAGAGGGAAAATCTCATATGTGCGTAGTGTCTAGGGATCCAGGTTCTAGTTCTGGTGCCATTGGACTTGTCACTTTGGAAGATgtcattgaagaattgattgGTGAAGAAATCGTGGATGAATCTGACGTTTTCGTCGATATCCATCAACGGATCATGAGAGATCAACCAGGACCACTATCAAAGAGGCACATCACTTCCTATTTGCATTCATTGTACACTAGAAAACCATCAGAAACTCAACCGCTTGTGAATGAAAATGCGGAAAGCAGTGAGGCGTCCGGCAAAAATGAAACCACAAACTACCTGTCAGTAGGCGCAACGAATTTTCAGCCCGCAAACCCAGCCGCGAACCCTTTAGATATAAAGAAACCTTTCGTGACCATAAAAAGGCAAAGTTATGGCGGGATGTCCAGGACTCCTCCACGGCTTTCTTCTGAGCCAATTTCTCCTGCAACAAGTGTGATTGAAACAACCTCCCCTATAAGACGTGAACCTGACGCCATTTCACCCGTGGGAAGCGCTCCTACAACCGATGAAAAAAGGAAGTATGTATCCCATCATAACCATCGTCATAGATCTAATTCAAGCAGACGAAGCAATAGCGCTATGgtgcaacaacaacaaccacGTCCGACCTCGAACAAATCCAATGACAAGCTGATAACGACTATTCCAGCTCAAAACGACAAAGACCATCAAACCgtgatttcttcaagttaTAAGTCCACTAGAAACGGGATCGTCGAATCGATAATTACAGTCAAAGGTGTTTCTAAGACAATCATAGAACCTGCGTCGGATTGGGATGACTCCAAAAAGGTAACCATCAACGAAACAGAGAACATTGCAGAAGAACACAATGAATCATCAAGTATAGACTCGAATACTACGAACACTCACGCTCATCCGCGATCCCCTTCGTCAAGACGTGGATCCAGATTCAGTCTTTGGTCAAGCAAATCTTCACAAAATGACCAAGATTCAAACGCTAAACAGCTGTCAAAATCTCAAGAAAGCTTCAACCTCGAATCCAGATCCAAAGATTAA
- a CDS encoding glycerol-3-phosphate dehydrogenase family protein (highly similar to uniprot|Q00055 Saccharomyces cerevisiae YDL022W GPD1 NAD-dependent glycerol-3-phosphate dehydrogenase key enzyme of glycerol synthesis essential for growth under osmotic stress expression regulated by high-osmolarity glycerol response pathway homolog of Gpd2p) gives MIPSSCVIGRSFGYNLIHQNISSKLRGIFKHYTKSSTANTIKITNTNTISNMSPASDRLKQTSSILSKSVEPQADAPFKVTVVGSGNWGTTIAKVVAENCALRPNLFVNRVDMWVFEENINGEKLTEIINTRHENVKYLPGIKLPSNLVANPDLVDAAKDADILVFNIPHQFLPRICSQLKGNVKPQARAISCLKGFDVGKDGVKLLSTYIKETLNIECGALSGANLAPEVAKENWSETTVAYQIPEDYKGPGKDVDHSLLKALFHRPYFHVNVIEDVAGISVAGALKNVIALGCGYVEGLGWGNNASAAIQRVGLSEMIKFGRTFFPECKVETYFQESAGVADLITTCAGGRNVRVAKHMAITGKSAEEAEKELLNGQSAQGIITTKEVHEWLATCGKTAEFPLFEAIYQITYGNASMEQIPDMIEDFEGIDYNVKKH, from the coding sequence ATGATTCCTAGTAGTTGTGTTATTGGTAGAAGTTTTGGTTATAATTTGATACATCAAAACATATCAAGCAAGCTCAGAGGTATATTCAAACATTATACTAAAAGTTCTACTGCTAATACAATAAAAATTACAAACACAAACACGATTTCCAACATGAGTCCAGCTTCCGATAGATTAAAGCAAACTTCCTCGATTCTTTCTAAGTCCGTTGAACCTCAAGCCGATGCACCTTTCAAGGTTACAGTTGTCGGTTCTGGTAACTGGGGTACTACTATCGCCAAGGTTGTTGCTGAAAACTGTGCTTTGAGACCTAACCTATTTGTCAACAGAGTTGATATGTGGGTTTTCGAAGAAAACATTAACGGTGAAAAGTTGACTGAAATCATCAACACTCGTCACGAAAACGTCAAATATTTGCCAGGTATTAAGCTTCCAAGTAATTTGGTTGCTAACCCAGACTTGGTCGATGCTGCTAAGGACGCTGATATCCTTGTCTTTAACATTCCTCATCAATTCTTGCCAAGAATCTGTTCTCAACTAAAGGGTAACGTGAAGCCTCAGGCTCGTGCTATCTCTTGTTTGAAGGGTTTCGACGTCGGTAAGGATGGTGTTAAGCTATTGTCTACTTATATCAAGGAAACTTTGAATATCGAATGTGGTGCTCTATCCGGTGCTAACTTGGCTCCAGAAGTCGCCAAGGAAAATTGGTCCGAAACCACTGTTGCATACCAAATCCCAGAAGATTACAAGGGTCCAGGTAAGGATGTTGACCattctttgttgaaagcCTTGTTCCACAGACCTTACTTCCACGTCAACgtcattgaagatgttgcTGGTATTTCGGTCGCGGGTGCTTTGAAGAACGTTATCGCCTTAGGTTGTGGTTACGTTGAAGGTTTGGGCTGGGGTAACAACGCCAGTGCTGCCATTCAAAGAGTCGGTCTCTCTGAAATGATCAAATTTGGTCGTACTTTCTTCCCAGAATGTAAGGTCGAAACTTACTTCCAAGAATCTGCCGGTGTTGCTGATTTGATCACCACTTGTGCCGGTGGTAGAAACGTAAGAGTTGCGAAACACATGGCCATCACTGGTAAGTctgctgaagaagctgaaaagGAGCTATTGAACGGTCAATCCGCTCAAGGTATTATCACAACTAAGGAAGTCCACGAATGGTTGGCTACCTGTGGTAAGACTGCTGAGTTCCCATTGTTCGAAGCTATCTACCAAATCACTTACGGTAATGCTTCTATGGAACAAATCCCAGACATGATCGAAGACTTCGAAGGTATCGACTACAACGTCAAGAAGCATTAA
- the MRX9 gene encoding Mrx9p (some similarities with uniprot|Q7LHC7 Saccharomyces cerevisiae YDL027C Hypothetical ORF) encodes MLPLNRFQLCVKSQIGLRPFQSLTKLKAYSPASHGCVKTGQFVNLVPRFPLLAALNPRMNLLHYNQNILVSPVKMALRNFHSTPRNMVLGGRDPFRKSPFNNPRFIFSISPFSFILSTLLFAGFITMIVFVLPFLLALLFPMVIFGIGWYQFKAFRTRKLMQLLDHAFNQTKMKLSSTTRRELIMKQMVPKFKSFTQLKDFSGFPFKLSQAFTDKFQSGEFPNADRFLSFVKSRLDESFYKNEHNIKSIVLGSDTAYVPGHMELVTNSYSFVSSVRNNENIQAFSFMLLNMGSEGVRKPVALVYIVTKANPGDELLMFTGDYIDDSKLSPMVIYVRALSPFSKCCFITDVGETGANAQYSVKRKKDGSKEYTYESD; translated from the coding sequence ATGCTTCCCCTaaatcgatttcaattgtGCGTTAAATCACAGATTGGGCTGCGACCATTTCAATCCTTGACAAAGTTAAAAGCATACAGTCCTGCTAGTCATGGATGTGTCAAGACGGGTCAGTTTGTGAATTTGGTGCCACGGTTCCCACTCCTGGCAGCTTTGAATCCCCGGATGAATCTTTTACATTATAACCAGAATATTTTGGTCTCTCCTGTGAAGATGGCGCTTCGAAATTTCCATTCTACGCCGAGAAACATGGTACTTGGTGGACGGGATCCTTTCAGAAAAAGTCCCTTTAACAATCCCAGATTTATCTTTTCAATCAGCcctttttcctttattCTTTCCACGTTACTGTTCGCTGGATTCATAACAATGATAGTATTTGTTTTGCCTTTCTTACTTGCTTTGCTTTTCCCGATGGTGATATTTGGAATAGGGTGGTATCAATTCAAAGCTTTTAGAACCAGGAAACTTATGCAGCTTTTGGATCATGCTTTCAATCAAACTAAGATGAAGCTTTCATCCACCACAAGGAGAGAATTGATAATGAAGCAAATGGTCCCAAAATTCAAGTCATTTACCCAGCTAAAGGACTTCAGCGGATTCCCCTTCAAGCTCTCTCAAGCATTTACAGATAAGTTTCAATCGGGAGAATTTCCCAACGCAGACAgatttctttcctttgtGAAATCGAGATTAGATGAGAGTTTCTATAAAAACGAACACAACATCAAATCCATAGTTTTAGGAAGTGATACAGCTTATGTTCCAGGACACATGGAGTTAGTAACAAACTCGTACTCTTTTGTTTCCAGCGTCAGAAATAACGAAAACATCCAAGCTTTTTCATTTATGCTATTGAACATGGGTTCTGAGGGAGTCCGTAAACCAGTTGCATTGGTTTACATCGTTACAAAGGCAAACCCAGGGGAcgaattgttgatgttcaCTGGTGACTACATTGATGATTCTAAGTTATCCCCGATGGTCATCTATGTACGTGCTCTCAGCCCATTTTCGAAATGTTGCTTCATTACAGACGTCGGAGAAACTGGAGCAAATGCACAATATAGTGTAAAACGAAAAAAGGACGGCAGTAAAGAATACACGTACGAAAGTGATTAA